A single genomic interval of Dromiciops gliroides isolate mDroGli1 chromosome 1, mDroGli1.pri, whole genome shotgun sequence harbors:
- the PRKCD gene encoding LOW QUALITY PROTEIN: protein kinase C delta type (The sequence of the model RefSeq protein was modified relative to this genomic sequence to represent the inferred CDS: inserted 5 bases in 3 codons; deleted 2 bases in 2 codons; substituted 3 bases at 3 genomic stop codons) has protein sequence MAPFLRISFNSYELGSLQSPEENCQPFCAVKMKESLTTERGKTLVQKKPTMYPDWTSTFDAHIYEGRVIQIVLMKAAEEPLSEVTVGVSALAGGARRTMAKAEFWLDLQPQAKVLMSVQYFLEDTDCKQSLRMEDDSKFPTMNRRGAIKQAKIHYIKNHEFIATFFGQPTFCSVCKDFVWGLNKQGYKCRQCNAAIHKKCIDKIIGRCKGTAANSRDTMFQKERFNIDMPHRFKVYNYMSPTFCDHCGSLLWGLVKQGLKCEDCGMNVHHKCQKKVANLCGINQKLLAEALNQVSQKSSRKSDTGSTESFGIYQGFEKKAGTVGEDVADNGTYGKIWEGSTPSKFNIDSFTFHKVLGKGSFGKVLLAELKGKGEFFAVKALKKDVVLIDDDVECTMVEKRVLALAWENPFLTHLYCTFQTKDHLFFVMEFLNGGDLMFHIQDKGRFDLYRATFYSAEILCGLQFLHSKGIIYRDLKLDNVMLDKEGHIKIADFGMCKENVVGXEQASTFCGTPDYIAPEILQGLKYTFSVDWWSFGVLLYEMLIGAIPFPWGXXDELFESIRVDTPHYPRWITKESKDILEKLFERDPLRXLGVTGNIKVHPFFKTINWTLLEKREVDPPSSPKWXVKSAGDYNXFDREFLSEKARLSFSDKNLNRFHGTRQPFAGFSFVNPKFERLLEK, from the exons ATGGCCCCATTCCTACGCATCTCCTTCAACTCCTATGAGCTCGGATCCCTTCAGTCTCCTGAGGAAAACTGTCAGCCGTTCTGTGCTGTCAAGATGAAGGAATCCCTGACCACAG AGAGAGGGAAGACGCTGGTCCAGAAGAAGCCCACCATGTACCCAGATTGGACATCGACATTTGATGCCCACATCTATGAGGGACGGGTCATCCAGATTGTCTTGATGAAGGCAGCGGAGGAGCCCCTGTCGGAGGTGACAGTGGGCGTGTCTGCACTGGCCGGAGGTGCAAGAAGAACAATGGCCAAAGCTGAATTCTGG CTGGACCTGCAACCTCAGGCCAAGGTACTCATGTCTGTCCAGTATTTCCTGGAAGATACAG ATTGCAAGCAGTCCTTGAGGATGGAGGATGACAGTAAATTTCCTACCATGAACCGGCGGGGGGCCATCAAGCAGGCCAAGATACATTATATCAAGAACCATGAGTTCATCGCCACTTTCTTTGGTCAGCCCACCTTCTGCTCAGTCTGCAAGGACTTTGTCTG GGGCCTCAACAAGCAAGGCTACAAATGCAGAC AATGTAACGCAGCGATCCACAAGAAATGCATCGACAAGATCATTGGCCGGTGCAAGGGC ACAGCGGCCAATAGCAGGGACACCATG TTCCAGAAGGAGCGCTTCAACATAGACATGCCACATCGCTTCAAGGTGTACAATTACATGAGCCCCACCTTCTGTGACCACTGTGGGAGCCTGCTTTGGGGACTGGTGAAGCAGGGCTTAAAGTGTGAAG ACTGTGGGATGAACGTACATCACAAGTGTcagaagaaagtggcaaatcTTTGCGGCATCAACCAGAAGCTCTTAGCTGAAGCATTAAACCAAGTCAGCCAG AAATCTTCCCGGAAGTCAGACACGGGGTCCACAGAGAGTTTTGGCATCTACCAGGGCTTTGAGAAGAAAGCAGGGACTGTTGGGGAAGATGTGGCAG ATAATGGGACCTATGGGAAGATCTGGGAAGGTAGCACGCCCTCCAAGTTCAACATTGACAGCTTCACGTTCCACAAAGTCTTGGGCAAGGGCAGCTTTGGGAAG GTGCTGCTGGCTGAGCTGAAGGGAAAGGGTGAGTTCTTTGCAGTGAAGGCTCTGAAGAAAGATGTCGTTCTCATAGATGATGATGTGGAGTGCACCATGGTGGAGAAGCGAGTGCTGGCACTCGCTTGGGAGAACCCATTCCTGACGCACCTTTACTGCACTTTCCAAACCAAG GATCACCTGTTCTTTGTGATGGAGTTCCTCAATGGAGGGGACCTGATGTTTCACATCCAGGATAAGGGACGCTTTGACCTTTACCGAGCCAC GTTTTATAGTGCTGAGATCCTGTGTGGTTTACAGTTCTTACACAGCAAAGGCATCATTTACAG GGACCTCAAACTGGACAAT GTGATGCTGGATAAAGAAGGCCACATCAAGATCGCCGACTTTGGGATGTGCAAGGAGAATGTGGTGGG AGAACAGGCCAGCACATTCTGCGGTACACCAGACTACATTGCCCCTGAG ATCCTGCAGGGCTTGAAGTATACATTCTCGGTGGACTGGTGGTCCTTCGGCGTCCTCCTGTATGAGATGCTCATTGGGGCAATCCCCTTTCCATGGGGATGATGAGATGAGCTCTTTGAGTCCATCCGGGTGGACACGCCCCACTACCCGAGATGGATCACCAAGGAATCAAAAGACATCTTGGAGAA G TTGTTCGAAAGGGATCCACTAAG GCTGGGGGTGACAGGTAACATCAAAGTCCATCCATTCTTCAAGACTATCAACTGGACTCTTCTGGAGAAGAGGGAAGTGGATCCCCCTTCAAGCCCAAAGTGGTAAGTG AAGTCTGCGGGTGACTACA AATTTGATCGTGAGTTCCTAAGTGAGAAGGCCCGCCTATCCTTCAGTGACAAGAACCTCAATCGATTCCATGGGACCAGACAGCCATTTGCTGGCTTCTCCTTTGTCAACCCCAAATTTGAGCGACTCCTGGAGAAATGA